A segment of the Crassostrea angulata isolate pt1a10 chromosome 10, ASM2561291v2, whole genome shotgun sequence genome:
taggtttatcagctgttaactatagtttacggatcctaaactatagttaacgatgCTTTTactatagtttacatctgtgaaactatatttcacgaatgtaaattatagtttacgaatgataatcatagtttatctatctgtaaaaaaacgttaacaatagattttgctgataaatatagattcacatttgtaaattataatttacaatcgtaaactatagttaagagttgttaattatagtttcacaAATCGTGAAACTGCATTTATCagacaaattcacaaaaatgagctaaacatagtttcacagtcgataaactaggtttatcgactgttaactatagtttacggatcgaaaactatagttaacgacgttaatttatatttcacgtctgtaaactatagttaacgcgataatctatgtttcccatctgtaaactatagttaacactgaAACAATCATTTGCGATTGTttaacatagtttatctgataaatatagtttcacaattGTGTTCACAAATGCAAATTGTATTATTTAGACATTATATAAggcgccaaattcacaaaaatgtgataaacatAGTTTTACGTTTGTAAAGCATGGTAAAAATGAcagttaactatagtttagaaccgaaaactataattaacgattgtaaaacatagtttatctgataaatataatttcacaatcgtgaaactatatttatcaactctaaactatagtttacgaatgtaaactatagtttacagatgtgaatcaatatttatcagcaaaatctgtTGTAAACGTGTATTTCCAGACAGAAAAACATAGATttgcattcgtaaactatagtttacagaaacctagtttatcgactgtgaaactatgttttgctaatttatgtgaatttggcgtgcttTAGATTTGTAAACCGTAGTTTACTGATCATAAAAccctatttatcagataaactatgtttaacaaccgcaaatgattgttttcagtgttaactatagtttacagatgggaaacatagattatcgcgttaactatagtttacagatgtgaaatatagattaacgtcggCAACTATATAGTTTacgatccgtaaactatagttaacagtcgataaacctagtttatcgactgtgaaactatgtttagcttaCTTTTGTGAAATTGGCGTGCCATATAATATATGGCACTATTCGACTTCTTATAAAGTACGAAAACACAGTTTGAATAAAGCCGAATGAACCATGGTTCAATCTATCTAACGCGCACCTTTTTTTACCCACAATTCAGTGCTTCCGAATTCCAGTGAATTTCCTGTCAACAGACAACGttgagaaaaatgtaaatatgaaattttacagTTATTCAATTTTCATTTGCAATATCTTCCTACCAGTTTCAAAACATCAAATATAtggactgttttttttttaatatcagagAATCAATCAAATAACTTGAATTGATATGGATGGgaaatgttttatcattatgaaaatatttttcgaGCTTATATATAAAGACATTGCAATGGTATTGGAAACAGGACAACATAATTATCACAAGTAGATGTTTTAGCGATAGCtagaattttgtttacttaagGAGAAAAAACTTTCATATCCTTCATTACTCTTGTTAATAATCACAGAAGACACATTGACACAACTACGTGACACAgttgataaagaaaaatgatttactcaaaatatttttaggagTGGAAGAGTACCTACAGCAAGTGGCAGCCGACCAAGGACGGGGGCAAGGCCCCCAGGGACAGCAGGTATGATAAATCAGAGTGTTAAATcggagacataaataacattatgtTATTTATGTGACATGTCTCTGGTTAAATGTGTCGCTACACAACATCGAATTTGtcagagcggatcaaagatctgattttaattgtAACTTTAATGAACTAGCATGTTGAACTTTAAGTTGTATATTGTCTGTTTACCTATGTAaacttatttgaattttattgttttcgtaGCACCAGGAATACAACCTGGTACTGCAACTCGCCTTACAACTGCAATGGTAagtttttcaattattagaTAAAATGCAGACAACCCTTGTGATATTGGCCCCtacatattttgataactgtgtactttttataatcaattgaATTGTAAGATAGAAATTCCTCTTCTGTAGAACCCAGGTACAGCTCGTCCCGGAACTAGAGGTGGCCAGACAGGAGGGGGTGTTGGTATGTCAATTAGCTTAAAACTTAATGATTGTGAACTAAGGGcctttttatgatgaaaaaaaaaattcattcattgaCTAATATctcattttaattcttttttatagtgGCTCTTTGCATTCAAATTTAATTGTATACCAGTAATTAgttttgatatgaaaattaagagagacataaaaacaaaatatttttcagcatTGTCATCTCAGATCACTGTGGTTGACAGGCCAATGACACAGCAAGGTTTAGGTGGAATGAAGACAGGAGTAAAAGGTATCGGTGCTCTTTACTTCCTCTTTTGtaaaaccattttatttttatgttttgtgtAAATGAAATGTTGAAGTTTTTGTTGGTcatgttttaatgaaataatctGGTATGTTTTATTACTACACAGGTTCACAAAGAATGGTCCAGGACAAAACTTATTACCTGGGTCTTATCAGGTATTCATAACCCTTTACATACTTGCACATGGCTCTATCGGTGCATTTttaacacccccctcccccaattaACTTTCctgttcaattttattacattgaatCTATCTCGTTATTCTACATTTATTTTCTATTACACAGAGGGaaactaaatgatttaaatgCTGAAAATGCTAGACTAAAGAAAGAGATAGAAAATTCCTCCGAAGAGAATTCATCATTTCTTACGTATGAGAAAAGGTAGgttgaaaatttctttaaaagggattttttttGCAAGTTTATTTTCTTCAGCAAAGTTTTAACATTTCAACTTTATACAGTGTATCATTCTCATTGACAATTTGACATTATATTTTTAGAGCTGAATCACTGGCTAGTGAAATAAGAGATTTACAAGGGGAACTAGGAGATTACAACACAGTAAGCTGGAAATGATggagtatttttttaaagtctttagTATTGAATACTAGTAATTTTCAAAAGACACTGAGTGCATGTACCTGTAACATGGCATTAAACACACACCAACAtacgttgttgttttttttcagctTGTAGACAAACTAACTACAGATGAAGATATTCAAGATGTGGAATTTGACTTGAATGATGTAAgtgatttgttttaaacaaaatatttcatacatatctattttattattaaacaaCATTACCtgaatttactttatttttgctaaaatttacAGCTCAGAGCCAATAATGAAAGAGAGGCAAAGAAAATTGAGGATTTGTTTGAAGTAAAGAAAGAGTAAGTCTTATTGTTGAAGCagtaatgatattttttatctcATCTTGTTAAAATCATCTTTATTCTCAATGacatcttatacatgtataattttatcattgatAGGAAAGAAGATAGAATTCGACAGTTAGAAACAGAATTGGACCAAGAAAAGCGCATGGCAGATAACTTggttaatgatatggtatgtaTTTAATGTGTATTTACTATAATATAGCCAAAGGACTAAAAGCAAACCGTGTTtgtttgtacatttgtattttctaAGTACACAAGAATTCCCCCAAAATATCTAACttaattctttttgttttcTAGGACCCGGACATGAGGCAGAAATACTTTGCTCTGAAGGACATGAATGAACATATGTTAAGACAGCTGGAAAAATCACAACAAGAGTTAGATGTACTCAACTCAAAAATAGGAAACCTTCAAGAGGTACTCATTTGATCCATTTCTTTAATTTAccataaaaagatttttttttcataatttttttattttaaagtccATAAAAACATTAGGATAGAACACCAAAAGAAAGGAGAAAGAATTAcaaattttagtaaaaaatgataaacatttagattttaacaaaatatgataaaaataccACAGAAAgtgaataatttatattttttcaggaACTGTCAATGTCTCAAGTTAAACAAGAAGCAGGTATGTGATTTTCATTCTTTTGTTAAGAAATAATGGGACTTGTAAATAAGTTATTGATGAGCTtagaaattgattttgtaatagTCTGTCTGTATAATTGATTGAATATGATTACAGTGAGGCTGTATGACCAGATTAACGACCTCGAGATCCAGAGAGATAATTACCTGGAGGAGACCAGGAACAAACAGTCCCCTGCTGAAGAGAGGGAGAGGCTGCTGAAACAAGTCAAGGAAGATAACCAGGAAATTGCCAGCTTGGAAAGACAGTGAGTTATCTCCTTTCAACATGTTGCATGTAAATTTTCTTTTCCCAAAATTATCTGagtaatatttgatataacttaagtctttttgaaataaatgacaGGTTGTCAATGCATGTACCTATATCTatggacaaaaaaaaatgaaaaaatctgaatttaaaAGGAGGTATTAAATGTTTAATCATCATTgctaaaatatgaaattgattttgaaGGACTAATGAACTAAAGGAGAAGATAGAAAATATTGAAGAAGAGATAAGACAACTTGACCTTGATATTGAAGAAAATCAAGGTAAATTCAATGGAGTAAAGGGAAACTAATGGTGAAAGCATTATTTAAAGAAAGTGAAATGTATTAAACTGTTTAATAGAATTTAAACTGAATAGTTTAATAGTGCATTATATTAGATCTTGGATATAATGAAAAATTCTAATCAATAATGTTACGTGTCAAGGGGAGAGAAATCAGAAGTACAAGGAGTTAAAGAAAAGAGAAGAAACTATTGATGGTAAGTTCTAAACttgtatttagaattttaatttcaaatgtggTTTAGCATTTTTCTTCAGacaaatgtataaataaaacattttgatatttatttctttattttcaaatagaATTTCTTAATAACTTTGAGGAGTCAAAAGGGCAAGAAATGGTaagttttaaatatacatgtatgttctaagAATCAGCTATGATTATTAGATGTCAAGAAggctttaaatattatttttaagttatctgaaAGATAAGAAgtcattaaaatttgtttattttctatcaTCTAGGAAAAACTCAAACAAACAGAACAGAATATTGTATCCCTACTTGAGCATACAAGCCGAGTAAGTATTATTACCAACAATTATTTcgaaaagtattaaaaaaagcTGATAAAAAACTATGCATTgtatttaacttggttctttgATTATCTTTTGGCTATTGACTTGCCATGAAAGAGTTTAATTATGCACTTGCACGTGTGTAGGTTGAGGACCTAGTAAGTTATCAACCAATTAATAGGTTTGAACTTTTGTTCGGTTTGAACTTGTGTTTAAACCtactgtatataatatatacaataaaatatgttcaaaccactCTGCTGTATTTGTAGAACATGAGTCGATTCACTGCTCTACCCACTCCCCAGGAGTTGGGTACCATGAAAGAAGATCTGGAGTTTAAGACTGGTGAAATGAAGAAGTCCGAACAAACAACTGTAGGACTAGCAGCAGGTATGATTCATCCAAAAGCAAAGTTCCTGTATCTTAACACACTTCCATTGTAAGTATCAGATAAAATGATGAATGCTTTGTTACAGAGAGTGACAAACTGCAGTCAGATCTACAGAAAGTGGAACAGCTGGAAGAGAAGATTAACACAGAATTGGCGATGCTCAAGGAGAAGACAGCCACAATGGAAAAAGAGCTAGAAATCTATTCTGACCTCAGCTCATTGAAAGAGGAGGCTGAGAAAAAGCGGAGGGTGGGTGTTTGACAGGGttttattaatgaaattttgctatttaaacattgtttaatatatacTCATCTCTTTCATGTTTAGCTAAAATACTTCTTTTcaaagataatacatgtatttctgaaaGGGTGTTTTGTCTCACTTGTTGCAGGTTCAGATCATATTCTTTCTGTAAATCTCTACCTTTAGGTATTGGCTCacaattttttcattgtttcaaTGTCAATCTGTTTATAGAAATTGATGGATGACAGAGTGAGCTTGCAGAGAAGGAGAGACACATTCAAGAAGACCATGCAACAACTGACTAGTAAATATGAGGGCATGAAGGCACAGCTGAATGAGAATGAAACATTTGTACAGGTTTGAACTTTTACATTAGTCTGAGAGTTGTTTATCATTTTAAGCCCAATATGCAGCTTTTTGTTTGAGTTTAATAATGAAGCATCCATATTTTTTGCGTTGTAGTATTTTTCCTCACACATAGAGAGATTTATGAGAGTATTTTAATAACAGAATTTAAGTCACTTTAAAATGGCCCAAAAACTTAACCAATTTATCTGAATTTTGACAGCTTGGCAATTTGGAGAAGAAATGGCAACACCATGAACAGAATAACTTTGTGATGAAAGAATGTATCCTTTATTTTCTGAAAACATCAATAATGGTTCATGTATCATGTTTACTAGTTCTTCTACTGCAAGAGAattgatgaaaacaaatatatttttgttttggtatGTTTTTGCCTTAACTTAATTGTCAGTTATCAACACCAAAACCATGGAGTGTGACTACAGGGCCATATCCAAGAGAGTTTCATCCGTTATTTCCGACTTCAACACTATACTGCAGAAACAGATGGCAGGAAAAACCAGCATGTAGAGAAACATTTAATATAGACATAAAGTAGATCTGTCATTGTAGCTgtgattatttgtatttattgaataaatccGTCCATTTATTATACTTGTATCCTTTCATTTGTGTTACAGCTTAGAGGAGTTGTTGTTCTTagagagttgtctttctttgtaGCACTCTTCAGTTGTATTTGTTTACATCAGGACATGTGCAAGTTAACAGGTTTTATGGGCTACATTAATCGGAAAAGTAGAATCGAATTATATACAACTGGGAATTTCAGATATTGCACAAGAATTACAAAATGGCAGTGGTTTTGGAAAATGAACAAGGAGCATTAATAGATCATGCATTAGCACTTAAACGAGTTTACTGCCATGTTAACACTGATGCACTTATTAAGCATCAGTCATATGTGATGAAAACAGActtgtttgaaataaatgaacCTTTCAAGATGGACTCGCAAGTTTTAGCAGAAAAAACTGCTGAAGAAAGAGGAATAGTACAAAGAAAGAGAAAGGTATTTATGTTAATGTAGAATATGTTTAAGACgaaattgatttatatatgttgattacatatttttaaaacttaaccGAAAACTTTTATTGAAAGTAAGTATTTGGAATTACAAACACATATACATGAGAAATTTCTAGTTAGATGTCAATTTAATCCTTAAATTTAAGCTGATCAGAACACTACCCattctatatttttataaacatgtatgcATAGACACTATTTTGCATTGTATAATAACTGGTATAGTCTGTCCAAAGATAGTTATTCAGCACATTTGgccgatttttaataaaataacacaTACTTTTGAAAGAGGTGCAATTGAAAaagatgaaagggaaaatttctGAGATATATCTTCCTTGATGCAAATTTCTTACAAttatttataatggggaatgtttataCGTCTTTGTCCATCCGGAAGCCACTCTGAATACCTTGCAAAATTTGCCAACATTATCATCTGGGTCtgcttcaataaaaaaaatccccatagacatcacattttttagccatgtatatatacatgtataattgaaaCCTGATAAACTAAAGCCTAAAGGAtctttttcatacttttgaatgaacatcctTTGAACtctaacatatttataaatatcgagtaattaagcaaaatgtgaatcaagGTTATCTTGGGAATGACAATAGCAACTTTTTGATAGAATTTCTTGAATCTGCATGCATGTGCTACTATAAAagtgtttgaaaaattaaactaaaaGTACACATGACTTGTGGTAAGTCAAGATCAACATGATTTGTAATTACTGCTGGATTAGTGACAATTTAATGATTGCAGTTACCAACTGCAAATTGAGACTGttttcatatttgatttaacagagaaaaagaaaatctgAGTTGAACATTGGTGAAGTGGAAGCACAGCAATATCATTCAGGAATCATAAAGAAAGTCACCAATGTCCACAAAGATCTGATTTCAAAAGCAATTAAAGTTGGTTGCATTCAGGATAAAAAGGAATATAATGGATCATCATCATCAATAAAAACTGTAGAAAATAAGAGTGTTTGTGCGGAAGGTTCATCAGCAGGTCAGTTCATCAAGGTAGACAATAATATGCTGGCAAGACAGGCAGCTAACATTAGAGTC
Coding sequences within it:
- the LOC128165165 gene encoding intraflagellar transport protein 74 homolog isoform X1 — protein: MSGRVPTASGSRPRTGARPPGTAAPGIQPGTATRLTTAMNPGTARPGTRGGQTGGGVALSSQITVVDRPMTQQGLGGMKTGVKGSQRMVQDKTYYLGLIRGKLNDLNAENARLKKEIENSSEENSSFLTYEKRAESLASEIRDLQGELGDYNTLVDKLTTDEDIQDVEFDLNDLRANNEREAKKIEDLFEVKKEKEDRIRQLETELDQEKRMADNLVNDMDPDMRQKYFALKDMNEHMLRQLEKSQQELDVLNSKIGNLQEELSMSQVKQEAVRLYDQINDLEIQRDNYLEETRNKQSPAEERERLLKQVKEDNQEIASLERQTNELKEKIENIEEEIRQLDLDIEENQGERNQKYKELKKREETIDEFLNNFEESKGQEMEKLKQTEQNIVSLLEHTSRNMSRFTALPTPQELGTMKEDLEFKTGEMKKSEQTTVGLAAESDKLQSDLQKVEQLEEKINTELAMLKEKTATMEKELEIYSDLSSLKEEAEKKRRKLMDDRVSLQRRRDTFKKTMQQLTSKYEGMKAQLNENETFVQLGNLEKKWQHHEQNNFVMKEFINTKTMECDYRAISKRVSSVISDFNTILQKQMAGKTSM
- the LOC128165165 gene encoding intraflagellar transport protein 74 homolog isoform X2; protein product: MSSVQYMEFDSRYLPAACISFLFFLFLFKFASPKLSKKIFAKYNDLPEASRIDWDTRVNSSVHAVIVSSMCVYAYLYDDELQTNPIWHNSPTVRTECAVVMGYMLADAVIMTIYYKQIGEVFFYFHHAASIYAYYYVVVYGVMTGFANYRLLAEISTPFVNNRYFFDVLGIKKTDPLGFTNGILMTLSFFAVRILVMPIYWMKVYQVYGTEAFLRTGHVQMVLLVTCVVLDIINLFWFYKMLKGVHKVLREWKSTYSKWQPTKDGGKAPRDSSTRNTTWYCNSPYNCNGSQRMVQDKTYYLGLIRGKLNDLNAENARLKKEIENSSEENSSFLTYEKRAESLASEIRDLQGELGDYNTLVDKLTTDEDIQDVEFDLNDLRANNEREAKKIEDLFEVKKEKEDRIRQLETELDQEKRMADNLVNDMDPDMRQKYFALKDMNEHMLRQLEKSQQELDVLNSKIGNLQEELSMSQVKQEAVRLYDQINDLEIQRDNYLEETRNKQSPAEERERLLKQVKEDNQEIASLERQTNELKEKIENIEEEIRQLDLDIEENQGERNQKYKELKKREETIDEFLNNFEESKGQEMEKLKQTEQNIVSLLEHTSRNMSRFTALPTPQELGTMKEDLEFKTGEMKKSEQTTVGLAAESDKLQSDLQKVEQLEEKINTELAMLKEKTATMEKELEIYSDLSSLKEEAEKKRRKLMDDRVSLQRRRDTFKKTMQQLTSKYEGMKAQLNENETFVQLGNLEKKWQHHEQNNFVMKEFINTKTMECDYRAISKRVSSVISDFNTILQKQMAGKTSM